The Phaeacidiphilus oryzae TH49 region CTGCTCGAAAGGGTGCTCAGTGGACTTCGCAAGCTCTAGCGGCGCAGCCTCGACAGGCTCCGCGGCCGCCGTCCCCGGAGCCCGTACCACCACCTCGGCGAAGATCGTCGTCGCCGGCGGCTTCGGCGTGGGCAAGACCACCCTCGTCGGCGCCGTCTCCGAGATCAACCCCCTGCGCACCGAGGCCGTCATGACCTCCGCCTCCGCAGGCATCGACGACATCAGCAAAGTCGCCGACAAGACCACCACCACCGTGGCCATGGACTTCGGCCGCATCACCCTCGACGAAGACCTCATCCTCTACCTCTTCGGCACCCCCGGCCAGGACCGCTTCTGGTTCATGTGGGACGACCTCGTACGCG contains the following coding sequences:
- a CDS encoding GTP-binding protein, with product MDFASSSGAASTGSAAAVPGARTTTSAKIVVAGGFGVGKTTLVGAVSEINPLRTEAVMTSASAGIDDISKVADKTTTTVAMDFGRITLDEDLILYLFGTPGQDRFWFMWDDLVRGAIGAVVLVDTRRLADCFPAIDYFENSGLPFIIALNAFDGQQPHTADEVREALQLGPDIPILSTDARRRDSAKATLITLVEHALLARLR